From a single Nicotiana tabacum cultivar K326 chromosome 8, ASM71507v2, whole genome shotgun sequence genomic region:
- the LOC107810356 gene encoding uncharacterized protein LOC107810356, with protein sequence MTFVYAKCSAIERLELRDHLYYLASDMKLPWFVGGDFNVILHEDEKIGGLPVHPLEYEDFAFCVYSCGLFEQGYKGSPFTWWNGISNVACNMFPTIEVKHLIKTGSDHAPLLMTYREQTTNFVKPFRFLNFWTKHATFMDVVRQNWEVDFIRDPIFMFKQKLKRVKAALSKWSRETFGDIFKQLAILEDIVRRSSIGSKKAGMTWFAEGDRNTSFFLNHVNGKRKKLQLKRIKSGSRVWIEEYEKLATTAVDFYQKQFTNEGDTSDFSFLNNDVIGADIHNMVLHFYGGAALPKSITHTNIVLLPKKPRVETFSDLRPISLSNFINKVKPAKVVIKLDMAKAYDRVSWKYLLHVLRKMGFSEHFINMVWNLVSNNWSLNKLFEDRSFVGFGMPKWFDPLNHLAYADDTIIFASAHPPSLRKIMAVLGNYDKISCQIINKDKSSYYMYSKVPNGLCQAVGTITGFARGKFPFTYLGCPIFYTIRMKEYYEDLIKKIKAKLHSWKEKLLSFGGKATFISSVLQSMPVHMLSVLQRPKNVLEHLHKIFARFFWSTKEEGRSRYWASWKNLCLPKEEGGLCFRSLHDVSRALFAKLWWRFRTTKSLWSNFMWNKYCKKEIPMVVQFRQGSHVWRQMLNAREEVEHEILWELNSGKTNIWHENWTRLGALYHVLPEDFPINEDL encoded by the exons ATgacatttgtttatgcaaaatgttcaGCAATTGAGAGGTTGGAATTAAGGGATCACTTGTATTACTTAGCAAGTGATATGAAATTGCCATGGTTtgtaggaggggatttcaatgtgaTATTACATGAAGATGAGAAAATAGGAGGACTACCAGTACACCCACTTGAATATGAGGATTTTGCATTTTGTGTATACTCTTGTGGTTTGTTTGAGCAAGGATACAAAGGAAGTccatttacatggtggaatgggatATCCAATGTTGCGTGT AACATGTTTCCAACTATTGAAGTTAAACATCTAATCAAAACTGGATCAGATCATGCACCATTGTTAATGACATATAGGGAGCAGACCACCAATTTTGTCAAGCCTTTCAGGTTCTTGAACTTTTGGACTAAACATGCTACATTTATGGATGTGGTGAGGCAGAATTGGGAAGTTGATTTCATAAGGGATCCGATTTTTATGTTCAAGCAGAAGCTCAAGAGGGTAAAGGCAGCACTGTCAAAATGGAGCAGGGAAACATTTGGTGATATCTTCAAGCAGTTGGCTATTTTGGAAGACATTGTTAGG AGGAGCAGTATTGGAAGCAAAAAAGCTGGGATGACTTGGTTTGCTGAAGGAGATAGGAATACAAGTTTCTTTCTCAATCATGTCAATGGCAAAAGAAAGAAATTGCAATTGAAGAGGATCAAAAGTGGAAGTAGGGTATGGATTGAAGAATATGAGAAATTGGCTACAACTGCAGTGGACTTCTATCAAAAACAGTTCACAAATGAAGGTGATACATCTGACTTTTCCTTTCTCAATAAT GATGTTATTGGTGCTGATATACACAACATGGTGCTACACTTCTATGGAGGAGCTGCACTACCTAAATCCATCACTCACACCAATATAGTGTTGCTGCCTAAGAAACCTAGAGTTGAGACCTTTTCTGACTTAAGACCTATTAGCTTGAGCAACTTCATTAACAAG GTAAAGCCAGCTAAGGTGGTGATCAAGCTTGATATGGCTAAGGCCTATGATAGGGTTTCATGGAAGTACTTATTGCATGTACTAAGGAAGATGGGATTTTCTGAGCACTTCATCAATATGGTATGGAACTTGGTGTCAAATAACTG GTCTTTGAATAAGTTATTTGAAGATAGGTCATTTGTGGGATTTGGAATGCCTAAGTGGTTTGATCCTTTGAACCACTTGGCATATGCTGATGATACTATAATATTTGCTTCTGCTCATCCTCCATCCTTGAGGAAGATTATGGCAGTGTTGGGAAACTATGATAAGATATCATGCCAGATTATCAataaagataagagttcatactaCATGTATTCAAAGGTTCCTAATGGATTGTGTCAGGCGGTTGGAACTATTACAGGATTTGCAAGAGGTAAATTCCCCTTCACATATCTAGGGTGTCCTATTTTCTACACTATAAGGATGAAGGAATATTATGAGGATCTTATCAAGAAAATAAAGGCTAAATTGCATTCATGGAAAGAAAAGTTGTTGTCATTTGGAGGAAAGGCAACATTCATTTCTAGTGTGTTGCAAAGTATGCCAGTCCATATGTTATCAGTCCTGCAGAGACCAAAAAATGTCCTAGAGCATCTTCATAAGATTTTTGCTAGGTTCTTTTGGAGCACAAAGGAAGAAGGGAGAAGCAGATATTGGGCCTCATGGAAAAATCTTTGCCTTCCTAAAGAGGAAGGGGGCCTATGTTTTAGGTCCTTACATGATGTATCGAGGGCATTGTTTGCTAAACTATGGTGGAggtttagaaccacaaaatcttTGTGGTCTAATTTCATGTGGAATAAGTATTGCAAGAAGGAGATACCAATGGTGGTGCAGTTTAGACAGGGGTCTCATGTTTGGAGACAAATGTTAAATGCTAGggaagaagtagaacatgagatcCTATGGGAATTGAATAGTGGAAAAACTA